The segment GGAGGATATCTGGGATATTCTTACACCTTTGGGGGATATGCTGGAGGTCAGGCGGAGTACTTGCGCGTCCCCTTCGGTAACTTTGTTCCTTTTGTCGTGCCAAAGGAAAGTGAACTGGAAGATGAAAAACTACTCTTTCTATCTGATATTGTTCCGACTGCCTGGTGGGGAGTAAATGAGGCAGGGGTGAAGGAAGGAGACACGGTGATCGTCCTCGGATGTGGACCGGTGGGTCTTCTCGCTCAGCGTTTTGCCTGGCTGAAGGGGGCGGAGCGGGTGATTGCAGTTGATTATATCGGTTACCGGTTGAAGTATGCCCGTAGGATCAATGGAATAGAGACGGTGGATTTCACCAGGCTTAAGAATGCCGGCTCCCATTTGAAGGAGATGACCAAGGGTGGAGCCGATGTGGTAATCGACTGTGTGGGGATGGATGGGAAAATGACTGGGATGGAACTGGTTCAGACGGCATTGAAACTGCAGGGTGGCTCCATGGGGGCGATTCAGGTCGCCAGCCAAGCGGTACGCAAGGGAGGTACCGTTCAACTGGTGGGGGTCTACGGTAGCAGGTACAACGCTTTTCCACTGGGGGATTTTTTTTCCCGGAACATTACCCTCCGGATGGGGCAAGCCCCGGTGATCCACTACATGCCGCAACTTTATCGGATGATTGAAAGGGGGATTTTTGATCCTTCCGACATCATCACCCATTCCCTCCCATTGGAGAAAGCGGAACATGCCTATGAGATTTTCGACAAGAAAGAGGACAACTGTATCAAAGTGGTGCTGAAGCCCTGAGTGTCACGGAGAGTCGATGTGTTGCCTGTTCGGTGTGGTTATCCGGGAGGTTTTACTCATACAGAGTCTGAGTTTGCAACAGAGGTAAGGGATAAGGGTGATCTCGTCCAGGGCGCTCCATAAGGAGCGCCCCAACTGCTTTTTAGGGAGTCAGGGAGATCGATAGGACTCATGTTTCTTAGACAGGGCAGATGGGGGAGAGACTGTATCCGACACGGAGCAACGACTTTCTGTCAAAATAGCTTTGACAAACCTGTATATACAGGTTACACTTTTCTAAAGTATGAAACCGTTTTCTTATTGCTTCCACCTATGGTTTCCGAATTTTTTTAATATTGGTTCCCGAAAAAGTAAATAGGAGTGAATAGGGATGACCGGAAAAATATCTTTTGATTTTTTTCAACGAGTCGGACGATCGATGATGGCGGTTGTGTTGATTCTTCCTCTGGTTTCAATCTTAATGGGCTTGGGTGGAGTGTTGCTCAATCCCAGTGTCCAGGAGTTGGTTCCTTTTTTGGCCGGGAACGGTTGGCAAGTGACAGGGGAATTGATGCAACGGGCGGGGCAGGCGGTTTTTAATAATTTGCCGGTTTTGTTTGCTGCGGCTATTGCCATTACTTGGACAGGAAGGGGAATGGCAGGGTTTTCAGCGTTGATTGCATTTGTGATTATGCATACAACCATCGGGGCTCTATTGGATATTACCGGTACACAATTGAATGAGCGAATGCTGGGAACGGAGTTGGGGATTGAAACCATGCAGACCGGGGTGTTTGGCGGGATATGGGTGGGCTTTCTCACAGCCTATCTATATAG is part of the Kroppenstedtia pulmonis genome and harbors:
- a CDS encoding zinc-dependent alcohol dehydrogenase encodes the protein MKAVTFQGIKDVKVKEMKEPRIEKPDDIIVRITSTAICGSDLHLIHGMVPNLSEDYIIGHEPMGIVEETGPKVTRVKKGDRVVVPFTVSCGECFYCQNQLESQCDRSNPHGEGGGYLGYSYTFGGYAGGQAEYLRVPFGNFVPFVVPKESELEDEKLLFLSDIVPTAWWGVNEAGVKEGDTVIVLGCGPVGLLAQRFAWLKGAERVIAVDYIGYRLKYARRINGIETVDFTRLKNAGSHLKEMTKGGADVVIDCVGMDGKMTGMELVQTALKLQGGSMGAIQVASQAVRKGGTVQLVGVYGSRYNAFPLGDFFSRNITLRMGQAPVIHYMPQLYRMIERGIFDPSDIITHSLPLEKAEHAYEIFDKKEDNCIKVVLKP